The proteins below are encoded in one region of Deinococcus aquaedulcis:
- a CDS encoding EAL domain-containing protein, producing MSLQTSSFRPGAAACPEVDRLNDEADAVLMLSMQRAQELATQALALAERSGYEAGVARARMLIGYGHFYLANYPEAGAAFQESAALAARLGLTAIEARNLNGLAITLVKTGQLGEALEYHLRCLQMVQGIGDRVGQGRTLNNIGNLYLDLRDYATALPYHLEALQLARQIDHPILMSSASINAALDYHELGRFEEALALNEATLARAREAGYRQHEFLLLANMAANLLALGRLDEAMTHAEAATRGSDELGDRENLCDVLVTQGRVLARQGELASARGVLERALTLADDLRLTLRQAEANLHLSGVLEAQGLYREALHHARRAATAEQALMADVLSRRTQVLATQLKVERLEHRAAQEQLRNQELSSANAALQQAQERLAYQAQHDALTGLLNRAAFESHLQEAVQGGQPLGVLFIDLDHFKQVNDTLGHAVGDQLLIQVAERLRRSVREGDLVARQGGDEFTVLLRRVRAHEEAESAAGRILAALSQPLVLAGRELTVTASIGVALSPEDGADVTTLQKNADLAMYLAKRERHAVRRFQADLGAAALERLELEQALRVGIDRDELRLHYQPIVEAGSLRLVALEALVRWQHPDLGLLPPGRFIPVAEASDLIVRLGEWVLREACRQLREWRAAWPELCLSVNVAPRQFAQPGFAAGVCALLAEYGLSQEALILEVTEGAVMDEAGTPHEAAMGGTGLNLALDDFGTGYSSISRLHRLPAQWLKMDRSLIQDQGEAPGGRSSRPIVRALITFAHEAGLKVVAEGVETAEQLQELQAWGCDLIQGYLIARPTPPDALDLHALFHPAPSTR from the coding sequence ATGTCGCTGCAGACGTCTTCTTTCCGCCCTGGGGCTGCGGCGTGCCCGGAGGTGGACCGCCTGAACGACGAGGCCGACGCCGTGCTGATGCTCTCCATGCAGCGGGCCCAGGAACTGGCGACCCAGGCCCTGGCCCTGGCCGAGCGCAGCGGCTATGAGGCCGGCGTGGCCCGCGCCCGCATGCTGATTGGCTACGGCCACTTTTACCTCGCCAACTATCCCGAAGCCGGCGCGGCCTTTCAGGAAAGTGCGGCGCTGGCGGCCCGGCTGGGCCTGACCGCCATTGAGGCGCGCAACCTCAACGGGCTGGCCATCACCCTGGTCAAAACCGGGCAACTGGGCGAGGCCCTGGAATACCACCTGCGCTGCCTGCAGATGGTGCAGGGCATTGGCGACCGGGTGGGGCAGGGGCGCACGCTGAACAACATTGGCAACCTGTACCTCGACCTGCGCGATTACGCCACGGCGCTGCCCTACCACCTTGAAGCCCTGCAACTGGCCCGGCAGATTGACCACCCTATCCTGATGTCCAGCGCCTCCATCAACGCGGCGCTGGACTACCACGAACTGGGGCGCTTTGAAGAGGCCCTGGCCCTTAATGAAGCCACCCTGGCCCGCGCCCGCGAAGCCGGCTACCGCCAGCACGAGTTTCTGCTACTGGCCAACATGGCCGCCAATCTGCTGGCCCTGGGCCGCCTGGACGAGGCCATGACCCATGCCGAGGCCGCCACACGCGGCTCTGATGAACTGGGGGACCGCGAGAACCTGTGCGACGTGCTGGTTACGCAGGGCCGCGTGCTCGCGCGCCAGGGCGAGCTGGCCAGCGCGCGCGGGGTGCTGGAACGGGCCCTGACCCTGGCCGACGACCTGCGGCTGACCCTGCGGCAGGCCGAGGCCAACCTGCACCTGTCCGGGGTGCTCGAAGCCCAGGGTCTGTACCGCGAGGCCCTGCACCACGCCCGCCGCGCCGCCACCGCCGAGCAGGCCCTGATGGCCGATGTACTCAGCCGCCGCACCCAGGTGCTGGCCACGCAGCTGAAGGTGGAACGCCTGGAACACCGCGCCGCACAGGAACAGCTGCGCAACCAGGAACTGTCCAGCGCCAACGCCGCGCTGCAGCAGGCCCAGGAGAGGCTGGCCTATCAGGCCCAGCACGACGCGCTGACCGGGTTGCTGAACCGCGCGGCCTTTGAAAGTCACCTGCAGGAAGCGGTGCAGGGCGGCCAGCCGCTGGGCGTGCTGTTCATTGACCTGGACCACTTTAAGCAGGTGAACGACACCCTGGGGCACGCGGTGGGCGACCAGCTGCTCATTCAGGTGGCCGAGCGGCTGCGGCGCTCCGTGCGCGAGGGCGATCTGGTGGCGCGGCAGGGCGGCGACGAATTCACCGTGCTGCTGCGCCGGGTGCGGGCCCACGAGGAAGCCGAGTCGGCCGCCGGGCGCATCCTGGCGGCCCTCAGTCAGCCCCTGGTGTTGGCCGGGCGCGAACTGACAGTCACGGCGTCCATTGGGGTGGCCCTGTCGCCCGAGGACGGCGCCGACGTGACCACCCTGCAGAAAAACGCCGACCTCGCCATGTACCTCGCCAAGCGCGAGCGCCACGCGGTGCGCCGCTTTCAGGCCGATCTGGGTGCGGCGGCCCTGGAGCGGCTGGAACTGGAGCAGGCCCTGCGCGTGGGCATTGACCGGGACGAACTGCGGCTGCACTACCAGCCCATCGTGGAGGCCGGGTCGCTGCGGCTGGTGGCGCTCGAAGCCCTGGTGCGCTGGCAGCACCCGGACCTGGGCCTGCTGCCGCCCGGGCGCTTCATTCCGGTGGCCGAGGCCAGCGATCTGATCGTGCGCCTGGGCGAGTGGGTGCTGCGCGAAGCCTGCCGCCAGCTGCGCGAGTGGCGCGCGGCGTGGCCGGAGTTGTGCCTGAGCGTGAATGTGGCCCCGCGCCAGTTTGCCCAGCCCGGCTTTGCCGCTGGCGTGTGCGCCCTGCTGGCCGAATATGGCCTTAGCCAGGAGGCCCTGATTCTGGAAGTCACGGAAGGCGCCGTGATGGACGAGGCCGGTACCCCCCACGAGGCGGCGATGGGCGGCACCGGGCTGAACCTCGCGCTGGACGATTTTGGCACCGGCTACTCCAGCATCAGCCGGCTGCACCGCCTGCCCGCGCAGTGGCTCAAGATGGACCGCTCGCTGATTCAGGACCAGGGCGAAGCGCCGGGGGGGCGCTCCTCGCGGCCCATCGTGCGCGCCCTGATCACCTTTGCCCACGAAGCGGGCCTGAAGGTGGTGGCCGAGGGGGTCGAAACCGCCGAACAGCTGCAGGAACTGCAAGCCTGGGGCTGCGACCTGATCCAGGGGTATCTGATCGCCCGCCCCACGCCGCCGGACGCCCTGGACCTGCACGCTTTGTTTCACCCGGCCCCCTCTACACGCTGA
- a CDS encoding helix-turn-helix transcriptional regulator — protein sequence MTPPGVPGLPTVGVALESAVLAAGVQAILAGAGLHPPAGDEGPDVLIVDDRWLPDAAALAGQAVVALGSLAWAGTLHEVLSGGWAALPLDATPSELVAGVLGAAAGLVVTPPGTLHPEAADDDPLPADVTLTPREHDVLALLAEGYSNKRAARELGVSESTVKFHVQAVFSKLGVQSRAGAVARGVALGLLSV from the coding sequence ATGACGCCGCCCGGGGTGCCCGGCCTGCCCACCGTGGGGGTGGCCCTGGAATCGGCCGTGCTGGCGGCGGGCGTGCAGGCCATTCTGGCCGGGGCTGGCCTGCACCCGCCGGCCGGCGACGAGGGCCCCGACGTGCTGATCGTGGATGACCGCTGGCTGCCCGACGCCGCCGCGCTGGCCGGGCAGGCGGTGGTGGCGCTGGGCTCTCTCGCCTGGGCAGGCACGCTGCACGAGGTGCTGAGCGGCGGCTGGGCGGCCCTGCCCCTGGACGCCACGCCCAGCGAACTGGTGGCGGGCGTGCTGGGCGCGGCGGCGGGGCTGGTGGTGACGCCGCCCGGCACCCTGCACCCGGAAGCGGCAGACGACGACCCCCTGCCCGCCGACGTCACCCTGACCCCCCGCGAACACGACGTGCTGGCCCTGCTGGCCGAGGGCTACAGCAACAAGCGTGCCGCCCGCGAGCTGGGGGTCAGCGAGAGCACCGTGAAGTTTCACGTGCAGGCGGTCTTCAGCAAGCTGGGCGTGCAAAGCCGCGCCGGGGCAGTGGCCCGGGGCGTGGCGCTGGGGCTGCTCAGCGTGTAG